A window of the Pungitius pungitius chromosome 3, fPunPun2.1, whole genome shotgun sequence genome harbors these coding sequences:
- the ttc9b gene encoding tetratricopeptide repeat protein 9B, whose amino-acid sequence MHSTLLRTSPTKRTFVSEHHGPLPALSLKNMEAKQHPIKSLKSYPETGGRSLAAAPGGDGGGGGGGYRAGSAEMDMEAKIQKAIDFKVEGHRCYKEKKFREAIGKYHRALLQLKGVHVIDGTAGSEVNLLSQAGTKMTEDQRRAVERTEIECYDSLTACLLQSELVNYERVKEYCLKVLSHQRDHFKAMYRAGIAFYHLGDYECALRYLRDAKNREPSDTNVLRYIQLTEMKMSKSCQRERESSKETHG is encoded by the exons ATGCACAGCACGCTGCTCCGGACCTCCCCGACAAAACGCACCTTCGTGTCCGAGCACCATGGCCCGTTGCCGGCGCTTTCGCTGAAAAACATGGAAGCCAAACAACACCCGATAAAGAGCCTCAAAAGCTACCCGGAAACAGGCGGCCGGAGCCTGGCAGCGGCAcccggaggagacggaggaggaggaggaggcggctaCCGAGCCGGCTCGGCTGAAATGGACATGGAGGCGAAGATCCAGAAAGCCATCGACTTCAAGGTGGAGGGTCACCGCTGCTACAAGGAGAAGAAATTTCGGGAGGCGATCGGCAAGTACCACCGGGCGCTGCTGCAACTCAAAGGGGTGCACGTCATCGACGGGACGGCGGGCTCCGAGGTCAACCTGCTGAGCCAAGCCGGGACCAAGATGACCGAGGACCAGCGGAGAGCCGTGGAAAGAACCGAGATCGAGTGCTACGACAGCCTGACAG CGTGTCTGTTGCAGTCGGAGCTTGTTAACTATGAGAGGGTGAAGGAGTACTGCCTGAAGGTGCTGAGCCACCAGAGAGACCACTTCAAGGCCATGTACCGAGCCGGCATCGCCTTCTATCACCTGGGGGACTACGAGTGTGCCCTCCGCTACCTGCGCGACGCCAAGAACCGCGAACCCTCAG ACACCAACGTGCTGCGCTACATTCAGCTGACTGAGATGAAGATGAGCAAGAGTTGTCAGCGGGAGCGAGAGAGCAGCAAAGAGACGCATGGCTAA